One Megalops cyprinoides isolate fMegCyp1 chromosome 17, fMegCyp1.pri, whole genome shotgun sequence DNA window includes the following coding sequences:
- the hmgn3 gene encoding high mobility group nucleosome-binding domain-containing protein 3 isoform X1 has translation MPKRKSPEGADDSTKVTKQEPTRRSQRLSAKPAPPKPEPKPKKAASKKPADDKAVKGKKGGKGKKEEKPEDVPAENGETKIDEVWLATPHQLSLPPTCVNSHTNGLNILSTQGTVLLSPVCPACV, from the exons atgccgaAAAGGAAG TCTCCAGAGGGTGCTGATGACTCTACGAAAGTCACAAAGCAGGAG CCAACAAGAAGATCCCAGAGGTTGTCAGCT AAACCAGCTCCGCCCAAACCTGAGCCTAAGCCCAAGAAGGCAGCCTCAAAG AAGCCAGCAGACGACAAGGCTGTGAAGGGcaagaaaggaggaaaagggaagaaggaggagaaaccAGAGGACGTGCCAGCTGAGAACGGAGAAACCAAGATCGACGAGGTATGGCTAGCCACCCCTCATCAGCTCTCGCTCCCACCTACTTGTGTTAATTCTCATACTAATGGATTGAACATCCTCTCCACACAGGGGACTGTGCTGCTTTCACCTGTTTGCCCTGCATGTGTTtaa
- the hmgn3 gene encoding high mobility group nucleosome-binding domain-containing protein 3 isoform X2, whose protein sequence is MPKRKSPEGADDSTKVTKQEPTRRSQRLSAKPAPPKPEPKPKKAASKKPADDKAVKGKKGGKGKKEEKPEDVPAENGETKIDEETETAEPAAEEKE, encoded by the exons atgccgaAAAGGAAG TCTCCAGAGGGTGCTGATGACTCTACGAAAGTCACAAAGCAGGAG CCAACAAGAAGATCCCAGAGGTTGTCAGCT AAACCAGCTCCGCCCAAACCTGAGCCTAAGCCCAAGAAGGCAGCCTCAAAG AAGCCAGCAGACGACAAGGCTGTGAAGGGcaagaaaggaggaaaagggaagaaggaggagaaaccAGAGGACGTGCCAGCTGAGAACGGAGAAACCAAGATCGACGAG GAAACTGAGACAGCTGAGCCAGCAGCTGAGGAGAAAGAATGA